The Streptomyces sp. NBC_00440 genome contains a region encoding:
- a CDS encoding carbonic anhydrase has protein sequence MHDLTEGVRRFKRDSFPPRAELFAHLADHHRPTTLFIGCSDARVLPELICASEPGELFVIRTAGNLVPAHAPARADGIAASIEYAVTVLGVSSIVVCGHSACGAMTALAEGHDLTGAPAVADWLRHAAPPLSATATGAGAVTVDALIRRNVLAQLTNLAGHPSVARALAAGTVTLYGWLYDIATGTVERLDPATGRGTALAA, from the coding sequence ATGCACGACCTCACCGAGGGAGTACGGCGCTTCAAGCGGGACAGTTTTCCCCCCAGGGCGGAGCTCTTCGCCCACCTCGCGGACCACCACCGGCCGACGACACTGTTCATCGGCTGCTCCGACGCCCGTGTCCTGCCGGAGCTGATCTGCGCCAGCGAGCCGGGTGAGCTGTTCGTGATCCGTACCGCCGGCAACCTCGTCCCCGCCCACGCCCCGGCCCGCGCCGACGGGATCGCGGCGAGCATCGAGTACGCCGTCACGGTGCTGGGTGTGTCCTCCATCGTGGTCTGCGGGCACTCCGCCTGCGGCGCGATGACCGCCCTGGCCGAAGGCCACGACCTGACCGGCGCCCCCGCGGTCGCCGACTGGCTGCGGCACGCCGCCCCGCCCCTGTCCGCCACCGCGACCGGGGCCGGAGCGGTCACCGTGGACGCGCTGATACGCCGGAACGTGCTCGCACAGCTGACGAACCTGGCCGGCCACCCCTCGGTGGCCCGTGCGCTCGCCGCCGGCACGGTCACCCTGTACGGCTGGCTCTACGACATCGCCACCGGCACTGTCGAAAGGCTCGACCCCGCGACCGGCCGCGGCACCGCACTCGCCGCCTGA
- a CDS encoding proline dehydrogenase family protein, whose amino-acid sequence MLAPVILAAARSDKMRRFISAAPGTKQVVGRFIAGETVEQVVPIIKDAADKGLEVTLDVVGEDITTPAQATAARDAYLELVDRLKDLGLGEKAEMSVKLSMFGQGLDGGHELALANVRRVVEAAAAIGTTVTLDAEDHTTLDSMFAIHEELRKDFPQTGCVIQAYLFRTEDDARRLAAAGSRVRIVKGAYKEPASVAYQVKTEIDKAYVRILKILMDGDGYPMIGSHDPRLIAIGQELARRAGRKLNEYEFQMLYGIRSDEHIRLAAEGHRMRVYTAYGTDWYGYFMRRLAEKPANLLFFGRSVLTKG is encoded by the coding sequence GTGCTGGCTCCCGTGATCCTCGCTGCGGCGCGAAGTGACAAGATGCGCCGGTTCATTTCGGCCGCCCCGGGCACCAAGCAGGTCGTCGGCCGCTTCATCGCCGGTGAGACCGTCGAGCAGGTCGTCCCGATCATCAAGGACGCCGCCGACAAGGGCCTGGAGGTCACCCTCGACGTGGTGGGTGAGGACATCACCACCCCCGCGCAGGCCACCGCCGCCCGTGACGCCTACCTGGAGCTGGTCGACCGCCTCAAGGACCTCGGTCTGGGCGAGAAGGCCGAGATGTCGGTCAAGCTGTCGATGTTCGGCCAGGGGCTGGATGGCGGCCACGAGCTGGCGCTCGCCAACGTCCGCCGGGTCGTCGAGGCCGCCGCCGCCATCGGCACCACGGTTACCCTGGATGCCGAGGACCACACCACGCTCGACTCGATGTTCGCCATCCACGAGGAGCTGCGGAAGGACTTCCCGCAGACCGGCTGTGTCATTCAGGCCTACCTCTTCCGCACCGAGGACGACGCCCGCCGCCTCGCCGCGGCCGGCAGCCGGGTCCGCATCGTGAAGGGCGCCTACAAGGAGCCCGCCTCCGTCGCGTACCAGGTGAAGACCGAGATCGACAAGGCGTACGTCCGGATCCTGAAGATCCTCATGGACGGCGACGGCTACCCGATGATCGGGTCCCATGACCCGCGTCTGATCGCCATCGGCCAGGAGCTGGCCCGCAGGGCCGGGCGCAAACTGAACGAGTACGAGTTCCAGATGCTGTACGGCATCCGCAGTGACGAGCACATCCGGCTCGCGGCCGAGGGCCACCGGATGCGCGTCTACACGGCGTACGGCACCGACTGGTACGGCTATTTCATGCGCCGCCTCGCGGAGAAGCCGGCCAACCTGCTGTTCTTCGGCCGCTCCGTGCTCACCAAGGGCTGA
- a CDS encoding PucR family transcriptional regulator gives MKGDYQELADEISALLGAPATLENRDFGLIAFGAHNSEDDSEMDPVRTRSILTRRSTPAVRSWFEDFGITRATGPVRIPAAPEAGVFRGRICLPVRHRGTVYGYVWLLDSDPGPTDRRLAAAMEVTARIGDLLFEEAQAGAGLSREFRAVLTSEAGWPRDMAVAALRTALGPSADGLHAMVCVAPWPDEDPPVRPVPAAAALCTLPGTGPDAGPGGPGPGTGGPGSSTGSGPADGGGPVAENAPYALAALIRVRSAGTLDPALSAASRLAELAGAGVTAGVAPARHGLTELSVSWRECAAAARAAAAEPRFGPVAEWASIGPYRLLTALPRGLARDTVVRDLTTPAHAELAHTAEVFLDCAGQAGRTASALGIHRQTLYYRLSRIEQLTGLDLDEGEDRLLLHMALKGARL, from the coding sequence GTGAAGGGTGACTACCAGGAACTGGCCGACGAGATCTCGGCGCTGCTCGGCGCCCCCGCGACCCTGGAGAACCGGGATTTCGGGCTGATCGCCTTCGGTGCGCACAACAGCGAGGACGACAGCGAGATGGACCCGGTCCGTACCCGCTCGATCCTCACCCGGCGGTCCACCCCGGCCGTCCGCTCCTGGTTCGAGGACTTCGGCATCACCCGCGCCACCGGCCCGGTCCGCATCCCCGCCGCACCGGAGGCCGGGGTCTTCCGTGGCCGGATCTGTCTGCCGGTACGCCATCGGGGCACCGTGTACGGATACGTCTGGCTCCTGGACTCCGACCCCGGCCCCACGGACCGCCGGCTGGCCGCGGCGATGGAGGTGACCGCGCGCATCGGCGACCTGCTGTTCGAGGAGGCGCAGGCGGGCGCCGGGCTGTCGCGTGAGTTCCGCGCGGTGCTCACCTCCGAAGCCGGCTGGCCGCGCGACATGGCGGTGGCGGCGCTGCGTACGGCGCTGGGACCGAGCGCGGACGGGCTGCACGCCATGGTGTGCGTGGCGCCCTGGCCGGACGAGGATCCGCCGGTCCGCCCCGTCCCGGCCGCCGCTGCGCTGTGCACCCTGCCGGGAACGGGCCCGGACGCAGGCCCTGGCGGCCCCGGACCCGGTACGGGCGGCCCCGGATCCAGTACGGGCAGCGGCCCGGCCGACGGCGGGGGCCCGGTCGCCGAAAACGCTCCGTACGCCCTGGCGGCGCTGATCAGAGTGCGCAGCGCCGGCACCCTCGACCCGGCGCTGAGTGCCGCGTCGCGCCTCGCGGAGCTGGCGGGGGCCGGGGTCACCGCGGGCGTGGCCCCGGCCCGGCACGGTCTGACCGAGCTGTCGGTGTCCTGGCGCGAGTGCGCGGCAGCCGCCCGCGCCGCGGCGGCCGAGCCACGGTTCGGCCCGGTCGCGGAGTGGGCGTCGATCGGCCCGTACCGCCTGCTGACCGCGCTCCCCCGGGGGCTCGCACGCGACACGGTGGTACGGGACCTCACGACGCCGGCCCATGCCGAACTGGCCCACACCGCCGAGGTGTTCCTCGACTGCGCGGGCCAGGCCGGGCGGACCGCGTCGGCGCTCGGCATCCACCGCCAGACCCTCTACTACCGCCTCTCCCGCATCGAGCAGCTGACCGGCCTCGATCTGGACGAGGGCGAGGACCGGCTCCTGCTGCACATGGCGCTGAAGGGGGCGCGGCTGTAG
- a CDS encoding nucleoside deaminase — protein sequence MDFAQRTIDLARQNVADGGRPFATVIVKDGEILAESANKVAQTNDPTAHAEVLAIRDACVTLGTEHLAGTTIYVLAHPCPMCLGALYYCSPDEVVFLTTRDAYEPHYVDDRKYFELDTFYGEFAKDYTERRLPMRHQSHDGAVDVYRYWQELNGGERRVAGAPTAG from the coding sequence ATGGACTTCGCGCAGCGCACCATCGACCTCGCCCGGCAGAACGTCGCCGACGGCGGCCGGCCGTTCGCGACCGTCATCGTCAAGGACGGCGAAATCCTGGCCGAGAGCGCGAACAAGGTCGCCCAGACCAACGACCCCACGGCACACGCGGAGGTCCTCGCCATCCGCGACGCGTGCGTGACGCTGGGCACCGAGCACCTGGCCGGCACCACCATCTACGTCTTGGCCCACCCCTGCCCGATGTGCCTCGGGGCGCTGTACTACTGCTCCCCGGACGAGGTCGTCTTCCTCACCACCCGTGACGCCTATGAGCCGCACTATGTGGACGACCGCAAGTACTTCGAACTCGACACCTTCTACGGTGAGTTCGCCAAGGACTACACCGAGCGCCGGCTGCCCATGCGCCACCAGTCGCATGACGGCGCGGTCGACGTCTACCGGTACTGGCAGGAGCTGAACGGCGGCGAGCGCCGCGTGGCCGGGGCCCCCACCGCCGGCTGA
- the cynR gene encoding transcriptional regulator CynR: protein MALELRHLRYLLAVAEHGSFTRAAEDLRISQPTLSQQIKQLEGVVGVQLLDRTGRAVRLTDAGEAYVHYARRALRDLAAAERAVADVQDLSRGSLRLAVTPTFTAYLIGPLIAELHTRHPGIALDVREMTQDHIESALLADGLDLGIAFDGPHLPGIAATALFTETLSLVIGAGRSEADADADGGRPLPAGALAERHLALLSGDFATRGHIDAYFAQERVSPRIMVEANSIQALTEIVRRTGLATVLPDAITHDHPHLRPVPLEPPLPQRTVALLRRESAYRSAASRAFTDVVQQVLRTRGYTPA, encoded by the coding sequence ATGGCCCTGGAACTGCGTCATCTGCGCTATCTGCTCGCCGTGGCCGAGCACGGCAGCTTCACCCGCGCCGCCGAGGACCTGCGGATCTCCCAGCCCACCCTGTCCCAGCAGATCAAACAGCTGGAGGGCGTTGTGGGGGTGCAGCTGCTGGACCGCACCGGACGCGCCGTACGCCTCACCGATGCCGGCGAGGCGTACGTGCACTACGCCCGCCGCGCGCTACGAGACCTGGCCGCCGCCGAACGTGCCGTCGCCGATGTGCAGGACCTCTCCCGGGGCAGCCTGCGCCTGGCGGTGACCCCGACCTTCACCGCCTATCTGATCGGGCCCCTGATCGCCGAGCTGCACACCCGTCATCCCGGTATCGCCCTGGACGTGCGGGAGATGACGCAGGATCACATCGAGTCGGCCCTGCTCGCCGACGGTCTCGACCTCGGTATCGCCTTCGACGGCCCCCATCTGCCCGGTATCGCCGCGACAGCCCTGTTCACCGAAACCCTCAGCCTCGTCATCGGCGCGGGCAGGTCCGAGGCCGACGCCGACGCCGACGGCGGACGGCCGCTGCCCGCCGGAGCCCTCGCCGAGCGTCATCTCGCCCTGCTCAGCGGCGACTTCGCCACCCGCGGCCACATCGACGCCTACTTCGCCCAGGAACGGGTCAGTCCCCGCATCATGGTGGAGGCCAACTCCATCCAGGCGCTCACCGAGATCGTCCGGCGCACCGGGCTGGCGACCGTCCTGCCCGACGCCATCACCCACGACCACCCGCACCTGCGCCCCGTCCCTCTCGAACCGCCCCTGCCGCAACGCACCGTCGCACTGCTCCGGCGCGAGAGCGCCTACCGGAGCGCCGCGTCCCGCGCCTTCACCGACGTCGTCCAGCAAGTGCTCCGCACCCGCGGCTACACGCCCGCCTGA
- the cynS gene encoding cyanase gives MMHAQLDPTTRQALAVAAVEAKTRKDLSWQQIADAAGLSPAFTTAAVLGQHALPADAAQAVAELLGLDDDAVMLLQTIPTRGSIPEGIPTDPTIYRFHEMLQVYGTTLKALIHEQFGDGIISAVNFRLDVRKVADPEGGERAIITLDGKYLPTKPF, from the coding sequence ATGATGCACGCCCAGCTGGACCCCACCACCCGTCAGGCCCTGGCCGTCGCCGCCGTGGAGGCCAAGACCCGCAAGGACCTGTCCTGGCAGCAGATCGCCGACGCCGCCGGGCTGTCGCCCGCTTTCACCACCGCCGCCGTCCTCGGCCAGCACGCCCTGCCGGCCGACGCCGCGCAGGCCGTCGCCGAACTCCTCGGCCTGGACGACGACGCGGTGATGCTGCTGCAGACCATCCCGACCCGCGGTTCGATCCCCGAGGGCATCCCGACCGACCCGACGATCTACCGCTTCCACGAGATGCTCCAGGTCTACGGCACCACGCTCAAGGCCCTGATCCACGAGCAGTTCGGCGACGGCATCATCAGCGCGGTCAACTTCCGGCTCGATGTGCGGAAGGTTGCCGATCCGGAGGGCGGCGAGCGCGCCATCATCACCCTGGACGGCAAGTACCTGCCCACCAAGCCCTTCTGA